Within the Oreochromis niloticus isolate F11D_XX linkage group LG14, O_niloticus_UMD_NMBU, whole genome shotgun sequence genome, the region gatcccctcagttctgactacctgccctctctttgttaccatccgactacacttctccagtctgaatgacatatatatatatatatattgtaggattaaagaaattattttacggttactgttcataaccatcatctttatcattgcattaattatcatttcatcaaagcatttattgaagttgttggcattatgttataatttgtattacaggtgttatcataatcacatattaacatgtttattacaggtgcagttataaccacttaaatcgttgagttaaatctataatcttaaaagcttatatgctgagtatattgttacagtaaaatagtagctgagcaaaggcctcagtgtattcagcaacatgttgcactagagtttacttgacaacaggtgacagacggaggacaagtccatggggacctcaaaggcctgagatcatcaccatatttgaaagaggatgccagaaaggggaacttctgtgtctgcatttatctcttaagaTTGATCATTATctgtaaaagaggcaaataatgttcttaagatgcaaattatgtgcttgtaaacgcaagagggggcgtcataataccctgacaATATAAAAGCAatttgaagtgtatttttgggcggaGATCTGATGCTGTTCGcatacatctccccacgctgcgtgtttcattaaaatcaattgtttgaccaagctcttctggaccatcgttgttttactctcgtcctcaatttcggacccttaacaatatgtatatgtatgacTAGGCAGCTGATAGGCCTATCAGCTGCCTAGTCCCACGGGCTAACCAAGCCTGATATGACTCCTActtcagcttggtggctcccttcacctatggaaggggtgggcaactccaggccctgggtcaacacacctaaattaaatgattaattcattaccaggcctctggagaactacaagatatgttgaggaggtaatttagccatttgaatcagctgtgttggatcaaggacacatctaaaacctgcaggagaccggccctcgaggcctgtgTCCTATGGTGTCTGCCACCATGACAGggaccaaccaccttgcggccgcagctcagtgcagcagcttcggcaatggaggtgctgaacatggtccattcggacttaatgtccccagtctccctcggaatgctgttgaagctctgcagTAGGTGTGCATTGCAGATCTTGCAGACCAGGGTCTCTGCTAggctcaccaccaggtggtgatcagttaatggttcagcccctctctttacccaaGTGTCCAAAACATATAACCGCAGGTCTGGTGAAACGATTATAAAATTGATCATTGACCTGCTGCCTAgagtgtcctggtgccacgtgcacttatggaacACTTATGATCAAAGATGGTGTTTGTTACggccaaactgtggtttgcacagaagtgCAACAACAAAACACCGCTTGGGTTCAGATccgggaggccgttcctcccagtCAGTCCCCTTCAGGTCTCACTGTTGTTGCCCACATGAGCATTGTTGTCCAACTGGGAGACTTCAGAGTCCCCAAGCCGAGCACCCTCCAGCACCCCAcccagggactccaagaaggctgggtactctgaactgccactcggcaaATAAGCGCAGACGACAGTTGGGACCCATTCCCCAATCCAGAGGAAACAAACCTTCTCCTCCAGTGGGAGAAACCCCAACGTacaggcagcaagccgaggggatactAGAGATACCCACCCTAGCCTAGCCTGCCGCCTCTCACCAAGGGCAACTCCAGAttgagtccagcccctctccaggagactggttccagagcccaggCCATGCgttgaggtgagcccgactatatctagccggtacctctcaacctcacgcactaactcaggctcctccTCCAGTAACAATGTGAGGAcacttggagtcatttttgacaggatatgtccttcaatgcacatattaaagaAATATGCAGGACCCCTTTCTTGCATAATAttctatgtattattgtatggtctactgtaaaatataaagcaccttgaggcaactgttgttgtgatttggcgctgtataaataaaattgaattgaactgaactgaactgaactgaattgaattgaatatcaGTAAAAacagagatagtgtctgtctcctgaatccaaactggaagctggttccacagaagaggggcctgaaaactgaaggctctgcctcccattctacttttaaatactctaggaacaacaagtaggcctgcagtgtgagagcgaagtgctctaataggatattatggtcaacagtatcgaacgctgcactgaggtctagcaggacaagcacagagatgagtccactgtcagaggccataagaagatcatttgtaaccttcactaaagctgtttctgtgctgtgatgagctctgaaacctgactgaaactcttcaaataagccattcctctgcagatgatctgttagctgtttgacaactactctttcaaggatgtttgatatgaaaggaaggttggagattggcctataattagctaagacagctgggtctagagatgctttttaagtaaaggtttaactacagccagcttgaaggcctgtggtacatagccgattattagagataggttgatcatatttaagattgaagcattaattaatggcaggacttctttgagcagttttgtaggaatggggtctaaaagacacgttgatggtttggaggaagtaattattgaagttaactcagaaagatcaattggagaaaaagagtctaacttaacatcgatggtactaaaagtagctgtagataatattacatctgtgggatgattattgataattttttctctaatgattaaaattttatttgtgaagaagttcatgaagtcattactagttaacgttaaagggattgttggctcagtagagctctgactgtttgtcagcctggctacagtgctgaagagaaacctggggttgttcttattttcttcaatcagtgatgaatagtaagatgttctggctttgcggagggctttcttataaagcagcaaactatttctccaggctaaatgatgagcctctaaatttgtgacacgccatttcctctccagcttacgagtcatCTGCTTGTGGTATTACAGTACTGAATACTGAAGGGAAGTTGATGAGCAGCGTTCATACATAAGTGTCACTGCCCTCTAATGTGTGACGGCAGTATGAAGGGCAGCACTGACACtaattgtgtgtgtgctgcagggTGCCCAACGTGGCTGGGATGGTGTTTTTCATGTGGATTATGACTATTATTTCATAACATTTTTTCATCCAATTTCATTACAGCCGGTGTGAGTACAACGGTTTAAAGGAGGGAAGTAACAAGGAGTTCTAACATTTACTAGAATCTAACCAATCTTTACACAGATTCCTTTAAACAAATGAAAGGAACAGAGTGATAAGAAAGAGACACTTAAAAATTCTTTGACCCTTTGATCACTGGACActaaaacaatgaaacataaaCTTTAATTTAAAGTACTGAGAACCAAAAGTGATATTTTAGGATTggattttattagttttaactGAATTCTATCCACATATTTTGGTTGACTTGAACAGAAGATTAGACAATAACTTCATCTTCCTATGTTTTCTTCATGTTTGATTTCATTAACATTGCTTAGTTTTTCCTGAATATCCCAGTCCTATGGGTGAACCTCTGGAGCATCCTGGACCTGATCTGCTGCAGGTTCATGCCATAGATGATGGGATTGACGAGGGGTGGGACCACCAGGAACTGAGCAGCCAATGCATTCTGCAGTGCCTTCATTGTACTGCCGCCACTGTAACGAGAATACATGGTATCAAACATCAGTGAGGTGGTGAAGAATAGCAGTGTGATGAGGTGTGGCAGACATGTCTGCATGAATTTCCTGCGGTCGGCTTGAGATCTGATGGCAGCTTGTATCAGGTGGACGTATGACACCATGATAAGTGTAGCCTGTGACAGGTGTGAAAATATCAACATGAAAGCATAGACATTGTTGATGGTTGAGTCAGAGCATGACAGTTTGACCACCTCCCAGTTAGTGCAGAATATCTTGGGGATGTGGCGTCTGCAGAGTGGCAGCCTGGCAGTCAGGACAGTGCCCACGGCCGTTTCAAAAACTGAGAAGCACCAGGTGAGCATCAGAAGCTGTGCCACCTTCTGAGCTGTCATCAGCATCCggtactgcagtggtttgcaGATGGCGATGTAGCGGTCATACGCCATAACAGTGAGACCGGTGAACTCAGAGAAAATATAactataagagacaaacatctGACCCAAACAGGCCGTGTACGTGATGACATAAGAGTTGGTCAGAAGGTCATGAAGCAGCTTTGGGTAGAAACTCGAAGCTCCACAGATCTCGTTAAAACAAAGGCTGCACAAGAAGATGTAGATCGGCTCGTGGAGCGTTTTATCCAggctgatggtgatgatgaggGTCAGGTTTACAGACACGGTGAAGAGGTACGACATCAGAGCGAAGGCAAAGTAGATCTGACGGTTTGCCAGTGAATTGTTCAGACCCTGAAGCACAAACACGATTTCAAAGTTATTCTCCATCCTGTAACGAGCTGCTAAAGGATCAGCAACTCTTCATCATGTCAGAGTTTAAGCACAAGCTGCACTGAGTCTGTATTCAGTTCAAAACTATTCTTTAAACAGAGCAAccatagaaaaacacaaattctATCTAAAGGGAGGcaaggaaaacaaaactcaatGAATTTCACAGTGAAGGATGGGAACTTGAACTTGTTTCACTTCAGAAAGACTAAAAAGAGTTCACATTGAGGAGCTCATCCTGTACAAAAGTGAACCACAGTGACATAAAAGAGATCCACATTTAACCTCCGTTCTTCATGTTTTCTGACGTCATCTTCATTCAGATCTGCTTTAGACACTTAAAGAAGCTCTTAGATAAAGAAAAAAGGCTAGACAAAGAGCAGACATGATCTCAGGTGCCACCTTACCATCAGACATAGAAACATAAAGCACATGAGGACCTAACcttagtttttaatgttttcttttttaaacaaaaacaaagatccAGCTGAGGTGGAATacaaaattataattttaaCATCTTCAGAAACAACCTTATTTAATTGCTGTGatttcaaaggaaaaaaactacTTTTAATCTTATGAGTAATTTATATACAAAGTTCTTTCTATTTCAACTGTCAGGTTGTCAAACAGGGAATCAGCAATTAAAACTGCACACAGCATTTCTGTCTTTACCTCTCAACATAAAAAGTCATTAATTAATACAATCAACAGTAAACAGATGAGGTTCTTTAAACATCTTAAGCTTGCAGCATGAGGAAAAGAAGCACTTCTGTGCAATAAAGCTGGACTCAGCGACTTATTTAATAAACAACAGAAACTGCCTGAGGCTCTGTCAGTCTGCTCTCACTGAGGTTAATGAAAGAGATTGTTATCACTGGAGTCAGAATCTGTTGCATCCTTAAGTGTGAAACAGTCAAATCACCAAAATGAAACCAAATTCACAAGTGAGAAAAACAACTTCAGGTCATCAGCACAGATTCCTCATCAACAAGAGCATGAAAGTCAAATGACAGCAGCAGTCATCCTGTAAGAGGGACAACAAACATCAGCTTCACAGAGCAGTGTGAAGGTGTCTGTGATCCACACGGGAAGCTGCTCTTATACACCTGACAAACGGACAGACAGGTGGAGAGAGAAATCTGCTGACATCACAGAGCTTGCTGAGGCCACGCCCTCTCCTCATGAAAATGCCCAATAATagaaaaacagaattgttaaattCTGGGCAGCCAACTGTTCAACTGGGGCCCAAAACCTTTTATAGTAAAAGTTAAGTATTTAGAGTTTATTCCTGCAGATTCCAGGAAGGAATCAGTATAAGATTATGTACTAGCAACCACCACAACTGGCTTCATTAAATGTGGAGAAGTACTCTGATTCCCTCTCAAATGAAGGAACACCTTACCCTGTCTCTAAGTGAGAGGACAGCCCAAAAGTTGCACAACCTGAACCctgctgtatgccaagagtgaacgaaacatcgattcactgatccacaccaccaggatatacagcaatgacattggaaatGTAATCGGATGATAAAAAAgtgagggaaggtagtcagaactgagggaatCAAACTACTAGAAACACTTAGAAGGCAACATTgtagacatagaggacagctataagtacctggggatcccacaagcaaatgggaaccatgaagaagccgctagaaaagctgcaaccaccaagtacctgcagagggtcaggcaagtcatGAGgactatcaacacctacgccctgcccgtgatcaggtacccagctgggataataagctggccaaaggaggagatagaagccactgacataaagacaagaaagctccttaccatgcatggagggtttcaccccaagtccagcaccctgaggctgtacgctaagcggaaggaagggggccgggaactggtgagtgtcagcaccacagtccaggatgagacaacgaacatccacaaatacatcacgaagatggccccaaccgaCCGAgcgctcagtgaatacctcaggtaATACcccaagaaagaagaggaagaggaggcagcatcatggaaggacaggcccctgcacggtatgtaccaccggcagatagaggaggtggctgatatccagaaatcctaccagcggctggacaaagctggactgaaagacagcacagaggcactaatcatggcagcacaagaacaagctctgagtacaagatccatagaggctggggtctctcacaccaggcaagaccccaggtgcaggctgtgtaaagatgccccagagacaatccagcacataacagcagggtgcaagatgctaacaggcagggcatacatggaacgccataaccaagtggccggcatagtgtacaggaacatctgtgccgaatatggcctggaagttctgaggtcaaaatgggagatgcccccaagggtgatggagaatgaccgagctaagatcctgtgggacttccagatacagacggacaaaatggtggtggctaaccaaccggacatagtggtggtagacaaacagaagaagacggctgtagtgatcgatgtagcgtttccgaatgacagcaacatcaggaagaaggaacacgagaagctggagaaataccaagggctcagagaagagctcgagaggatgtggaggatgAAGGTAAtagtggtccccgtggtaatcggagcactactttactttatttatatagcacatttaataaCAATGAaatgttgaccaaagtgctgtacaaagattaaaaaaaataataaaattacacaGTACCAAATAACAACTAAAATCAATCAAAAATACCTGGTAAGTGATGACTAGGTAGATAGATAGGTAACTCTCATGCGGTGTTGAAAGCCAGTgagaataaatgtgttttaagatGGGATTTGAAAAGACTGACAGTCGGGGCCTTTCTAATGTGGAGAGGTAAATCATTCCACATTTTCGGCGCCACAACCGCAAATGCCCGGTCACCTCTGTGAACCAGCCTCGACTTAGAAGCGGCCATGAGCGAGAGATCACTTGATCTTAGAGCTCTAGGGGGTATATATGGCTGCAGTAAGACAGACAGAGATTCTGGAGCCTGACCGTTCAGAGCACTCGGTGCGGTGACTCTCaaactaggcgagtggctccagcagatcccgggaacaacatcggagatctctgtccagaagagcgcagtcctaggaacggctaagatactgcgcaggaccctcaagctcccaatATACGCacgtatatatgtgtatatatatatatatatatctatatacacacacacacacactagggGTGGGAATTTAATGCGCTAATCGTgattaattaatttgaaaaaaaaaaaaaacatgttaaaaaaatgcatttattcaCACTTTGCCTTCCAAGCAAAGGGGAACTTTTGTCAATATGTGACCAATTACACTAATGCACACTATTACACTATTGTTAGGACTAATCAGAGGCAAATTTCATTTCCAAAGACTAGCCAATGGAAGCATTGATACAAGTGTGGTTTAGCGCAATCTGTGCAAAAAGAAGTTTGCATACCACTGAAGCACTTCAACCTTATGGTACCAATTAAATGCAAAACAGCAAGCACAGAAACTGTGGCAACTGTTAGCGCTAGCAGTTCCAGTTTGGCAGCCCAAACTTGATGAAATACAAGAGGTCAcaaccaaaccaaaaaccaaatggtggacaccagaggtgacacgagccaccaagctgaagaaggagtcctaccgggcttggttagcctgtgggactttgGAGGCAGCTGATAGGTACCAATAGGCCAAGCGGAACATGGCTCGGgtagtggctgaagcaaaaactcgcgTAACACTGATGAAGTGCTAAAGAATTAATACACGTCAGGTATTAAACGGAATATTGGGCTATTATTAATCAGAAGGTTTAGGAACGGCTACTAGAGCTGATGGTCAGTAGTTAATAAATACATACAACACAAAATACTTTTGCAGGTACCATGTAtttaaacaaaaccaaagaaaaataacaaggaaaaaaaggaaaacctaAATAATCAAACCTGCTGCAGTGGTTCAATCAATCAAAAACCTAGTTAAGGTACATAAAGACAACTAAATAATCCTGTAGCTTATTTCAAGCAATATAGATTCTCGAGTCCAAAAATGTTCTCCATTAATAATACACAACAATATCAAAAACACTGGTCCACACTGTAGAGGACAAGTCAATGAATTTTATCTGAGTGTCCATGAGAGATATCCAAGCACTATTGTCCATAAACGGGGGGAATGATGTGTATGGTTGTGGAAATCAGTGTAATTGAATAATGAGTTCAGGGAGGGGGGCAGAGTGTCATCTTTGACAACTTCCTACCAGACCAGTGAAAGTGGAAGCTTCAATGCATAGGGATTCCTGCTCCTAGCCATTCGTTGGCTCGCCATCCCTTTAAACCCAAAAAGGGTCACCTGGTCTGTATTAATTAATGGGGCCAATAAGAAATCACAAACATAATAAGAAAATGTCAGCCAGTTAAGCTTAATACATTAAGTTATTCTTGTTCTTGTGTACACAATGActcataaatatataaacagtaTATTTATTCGATAAAGACTTAACTAAACAGTTCAACTGCGATATACAGATTGCATAGCTTTAAAACAT harbors:
- the LOC100712156 gene encoding putative gustatory receptor clone PTE03 translates to MENNFEIVFVLQGLNNSLANRQIYFAFALMSYLFTVSVNLTLIITISLDKTLHEPIYIFLCSLCFNEICGASSFYPKLLHDLLTNSYVITYTACLGQMFVSYSYIFSEFTGLTVMAYDRYIAICKPLQYRMLMTAQKVAQLLMLTWCFSVFETAVGTVLTARLPLCRRHIPKIFCTNWEVVKLSCSDSTINNVYAFMLIFSHLSQATLIMVSYVHLIQAAIRSQADRRKFMQTCLPHLITLLFFTTSLMFDTMYSRYSGGSTMKALQNALAAQFLVVPPLVNPIIYGMNLQQIRSRMLQRFTHRTGIFRKN